A region of Polyodon spathula isolate WHYD16114869_AA chromosome 4, ASM1765450v1, whole genome shotgun sequence DNA encodes the following proteins:
- the LOC121314211 gene encoding cadherin-20-like, which yields MGEKHLLKSRLCLCLTILAHLLHATTEESTLQTGGGNEKQSDEILLQSDETLEHHQRVKRGWVWNQFFVLEEYTGSEPLYVGKLHSDMDRGDGSIKYILSGEGAGTMFTIDDSTGDIHAIQRLDREVKSQYILRAQALQRRTGMPLEPESEFIVKIQDINDNEPQFLDGPYTASVPEMSVIGTSVLQLTATDADDPTYGNSARVVYSILQGQPYFSVEPRTGIIRVTLPNMDREAKEHYEVIIQAKDMGGQLGGLAGTTTVNITLSDVNDNPPQFAQKLYQMSVPESSPVSSIVGRVKAKDLDEGINAEMRYTIIDGDGRDTFDISTDPTNQVGIITIRKPLDFEGKKSYTLKVEGANTQLDHRFLRMGPFSDVTIVHISVEDVDERPQFDSKFYYVEVPEDVEIGTVFQTVSAKDPDVSNNSVRYSIERNSDPGRYFYIDITSGALMTARPLDREEVSWHNITVMAMETNNPTQIGSVSVTVKVTDVNDNAPELANYYEAFVCENTKAGQLIQTVTAMDLDDPLGGQHFYYSLAPEAANNPNFTLRDNQDNTAWIVTRRGGFSQQEWSIYYLPILILDGEQPVQSSTSTLTIRVCSCDTQGNAMSCTAEAYTLPVSLSRGALIAILACILVLLVIILLILSLRSQRKKPYLTDVEENVHENIVRYDDEGGGEQDTEAFDIAAMWNPRESQVVKFRQDMVPEIESLSRYVPQNYMGDSNVHGYVLAKLYEADVDPCAPPYDSLQTYAYEGEGSVADSLSSLQSVTTNTDHDYDYLSDWGPRFKKLSDMYGVSEMDNPLW from the exons atggGTGAGAAGCATTTGCTGAAAAGCAGACTTTGCTTGTGCTTAACAATTCTGGCACACCTTCTACATGCCACAACTGAGGAATCCACACTGCAGACTGGAGGGGGAAATGAAAAGCAATCAGATGAGATATTGCTGCAGTCTGATGAAACACTTGAGCACCATCAAAGAGTAAAGAGAGGCTGGGTCTGGAACCAGTTTTTTGTTCTGGAAGAATACACAGGATCAGAGCCTTTGTATGTTGGCAAG CTTCATTCAGACATGGACAGAGGGGATGGATCTATCAAATACATCTTATCAGGAGAAGGAGCTGGCACTATGTTCACTATAGATGACAGTACTGGTGATATCCATGCGATCCAGAGGCTGGATAGGGAAGTGAAATCCCAGTATATTCTACGGGCTCAGGCACTGCAACGCCGCACAGGCATGCCCTTGGAACCCGAGTCAGAGTTCATTGTTAAAATCCAGGACATTAATGATAATGAACCCCAGTTTCTGGATGGGCCCTACACAGCATCTGTACCTGAGATGTCAGTGATAG GTACCTCTGTTCTGCAATTGACAGCTACAGATGCAGATGACCCCACTTATGGAAACAGTGCCAGGGTTGTCTACAGTATCCTACAGGGACAGCCTTACTTTTCTGTGGAGCCCAGAACAG GCATCATCCGAGTGACTCTGCCAAACATGGACCGGGAAGCCAAGGAGCATTACGAAGTGATTATACAAGCCAAAGATATGGGCGGACAGCTGGGAGGCTTAGCTGGGACTACAACTGTCAATATCACCCTTAGTGATGTCAATGATAATCCACCACAATTTGCACAGA AGCTGTACCAGATGAGTGTACCAGAGTCATCCCCAGTTAGTTCCATAGTAGGTCGAGTGAAGGCTAAGGACCTGGATGAAGGGATCAATGCTGAAATGAGATACACCATCATTGATGGGGACGGGAGAGACACGTTTGACATCAGTACTGATCCCACAAACCAAGTTGGCATTATAACCATCAGAAAA ccTCTAGACTTTGAAGGTAAGAAGAGCTACACCTTAAAAGTAGAGGGAGCCAACACACAGCTGGACCACCGTTTCCTGAGGATGGGTCCGTTCAGTGACGTGACCATCGTACACATCAGCGTAGAGGATGTAGACGAGCGCCCACAATTTGATTCCAAATTCTATTATGTGGAGGTGCCTGAAGATGTGGAGATTGGTACCGTCTTCCAGACAGTCTCTGCCAAGGACCCAGATGTGTCTAATAACTCTGTGAG atATTCCATTGAGCGGAACAGTGACCCGGGGAGATACTTCTACATTGACATCACATCAGGGGCTCTAATGACTGCAAGGCCCTTGGACCGCGAAGAGGTCTCCTGGCACAACATTACTGTTATGGCTATGGAAACGA ACAACCCCACACAAATTGGAAGTGTGTCAGTCACTGTGAAAGTCACAGATGTTAACGACAACGCGCCAGAGCTGGCAAACTACTATGAAGCCTTTGTCTGTGAAAACACTAAAGCTGGACAG CTGATTCAGACAGTAACTGCCATGGACCTAGATGACCCACTCGGAGGTCAACATTTCTACTATAGCCTGGCACCTGAGGCAGCTAACAACCCTAACTTCACACTCAGAGACAACCAAG aCAACACAGCCTGGATAGTAACCCGGCGAGGAGGTTTCAGCCAGCAAGAATGGAGTATTTATTACCTACCAATACTCATATTAGATGGGGAACAGCCTGTGCAGAGCAGTACCAGTACCCTGACGATCCGCGTGTGTAGCTGTGACACACAGGGGAATGCCATGTCATGCACTGCTGAGGCCTACACGCTTCCTGTTAGCCTAAGCAGAGGAGCTCTCATTGCAATTCTAGCCTGCATTTTGGTGTTACTTG TGATAATCCTGCTCATCCTGTCCCTGCGGAGCCAGAGGAAGAAGCCCTACCTGACAGACGTGGAGGAGAATGTACATGAGAACATTGTGCGCTACGATGATGAAGGTGGCGGAGAGCAGGACACTGAGGCCTTTGACATTGCTGCAATGTGGAATCCAAGAGAATCTCAGGTGGTGAAGTTCAGGCAGGACATGGTGCCAGAGATTGAGAGCCTGTCCCGCTACGTGCCTCAGAACTACATGGGGGACAGTAACGTTCACGGCTACGTGCTGGCCAAGCTGTATGAGGCCGATGTAGACCCCTGTGCGCCCCCCTACGACTCCTTACAGACCTATGCCTATGAAGGTGAAGGGTCCGTGGCGGATTCTCTCAGCTCCTTGCAGTCTGTCACCACGAATACCGACCATGACTATGACTACCTCAGTGACTGGGGGCCCCGCTTTAAAAAACTGTCTGACATGTATGGGGTTTCAGAGATGGACAATCCTTTATGGTAG